In Solobacterium moorei, a single genomic region encodes these proteins:
- a CDS encoding FtsW/RodA/SpoVE family cell cycle protein: MQTKKKKTKKAEPIQVNAPVKKRKFLNLRMPKSSDHFLHAAMIILMLFGIIMVGSASMGVAGGNNRFLVITIVKQVVYAVAGYTAMTFLANRFQLKKLKSSTTFLVILGTIASLLLCLLFAETNGARAWIRIPLGVTEVTLQPSEFAKIIAILVVALYLGDNVHNYSKRFDLIKRPLFIDGVILFIVWILQSDFGSMAVIFVIICVCFLVPNHPQLRRYQRVLTILFYGVVLLGFYILSPSGEHLIMKMTFLKTYQIKRFVSAINPFMDQYGTGYQLISGLISFATGGWFGKGLGNSVRKYTNFPAASTDYILAIVVEELGFIGFIGLLTVYGVIIFVLLRYAMKMRSEKGRIILVGTAMYFLVHIFFNIGGVTGLIPLTGVPLLMVSAGGSSTMSIMACVGISQAVIASYKRGEIR; the protein is encoded by the coding sequence ATGCAAACAAAGAAAAAGAAAACGAAAAAAGCAGAGCCAATTCAGGTAAATGCACCAGTGAAAAAGAGGAAGTTCCTGAATCTACGTATGCCAAAATCATCCGACCACTTCTTACATGCGGCGATGATTATTTTGATGTTGTTTGGCATTATTATGGTTGGTAGTGCATCCATGGGTGTTGCTGGTGGTAATAATCGTTTTCTAGTGATTACAATTGTTAAACAGGTTGTCTATGCAGTAGCGGGTTATACTGCCATGACATTTTTAGCAAATCGTTTCCAACTCAAGAAATTGAAGTCATCAACGACTTTCCTAGTGATACTCGGGACAATCGCAAGCTTGTTATTGTGCTTATTGTTTGCGGAAACCAATGGTGCTAGAGCTTGGATTCGTATTCCACTTGGTGTAACAGAAGTAACTCTACAGCCTTCGGAGTTTGCAAAGATTATCGCGATTTTGGTGGTTGCCTTGTATTTAGGTGATAATGTACATAACTACAGTAAGAGATTTGATTTGATCAAACGACCACTTTTTATTGATGGTGTGATTTTGTTTATTGTATGGATTTTACAGTCTGACTTTGGATCGATGGCAGTTATCTTTGTGATTATCTGCGTTTGTTTCTTGGTTCCAAATCATCCTCAATTAAGAAGGTATCAAAGAGTATTAACAATCTTATTCTATGGTGTAGTTCTCTTAGGATTCTATATCTTATCTCCATCGGGAGAACATCTCATCATGAAGATGACATTCCTAAAGACATATCAGATCAAACGCTTCGTATCTGCGATTAATCCATTTATGGATCAATATGGTACTGGTTATCAGTTAATTAGTGGTTTGATTTCCTTTGCGACTGGAGGATGGTTTGGTAAGGGACTCGGTAACTCTGTACGTAAGTATACAAACTTCCCTGCTGCTAGTACGGACTATATCCTTGCGATTGTAGTTGAAGAGCTTGGCTTTATAGGCTTTATTGGCTTACTTACAGTATATGGAGTTATTATCTTTGTTTTATTACGCTATGCGATGAAAATGCGCAGCGAGAAGGGACGTATCATCCTTGTTGGTACAGCGATGTATTTCTTGGTACATATATTCTTTAATATTGGTGGTGTTACAGGATTAATTCCTCTAACAGGTGTACCACTTTTGATGGTATCTGCTGGTGGCTCTTCTACGATGTCTATTATGGCTTGCGTTGGTATCTCACAAGCGGTGATTGCCTCCTATAAACGAGGTGAGATTCGATGA
- the rsmD gene encoding 16S rRNA (guanine(966)-N(2))-methyltransferase RsmD → MRIIAGEYRSRKIETRSGNQTRPTLDKVREAVFSSLGGMFDGGTVLDLYAGSGANGLEALSRGYNYAVFADISKDAIHVIRKNIESLRCIGKTKVLHMPDKKALSLLKAEGLCFDLVYLDPPYAGQRNNEILEYLQENKMLTDHAVVVIESAKEDEFKKEFGSLKPYKEAIYGITRITYYRNEVEG, encoded by the coding sequence ATGAGAATTATCGCTGGTGAATATCGTTCACGCAAGATAGAAACACGTTCTGGCAATCAGACAAGACCTACATTAGATAAGGTTAGAGAAGCTGTTTTTTCATCCCTAGGAGGGATGTTTGATGGTGGCACAGTATTAGATTTATATGCAGGTAGCGGTGCTAATGGCTTAGAAGCACTATCTCGTGGATATAATTATGCGGTATTTGCGGATATCTCTAAAGATGCAATTCATGTCATCCGTAAAAATATAGAGTCATTACGTTGTATAGGGAAGACAAAAGTCTTACATATGCCAGATAAAAAAGCATTATCACTTTTAAAGGCAGAAGGACTATGTTTTGATTTGGTATATCTAGATCCACCATACGCAGGACAACGCAATAATGAAATTCTAGAATACTTGCAAGAGAATAAAATGCTTACGGATCATGCTGTAGTTGTGATTGAATCCGCAAAAGAAGATGAATTTAAAAAAGAGTTTGGTTCTTTAAAACCATATAAAGAAGCAATCTACGGTATTACACGTATTACCTATTATCGAAATGAGGTGGAAGGATGA
- the coaD gene encoding pantetheine-phosphate adenylyltransferase: MKACYPGTFDPITNGHLDIIERASRLFDEVVVLIMFNPRKTCLFNSEERKQMVIDSLKSIGNPQNVTVMIGSGLTVEFARKIGAAVIIRGIRAVSDYEYELGQATANMMLAHEIETAFLIAKPQYSFLSSSVCKEIALNGGDLLNLVPSQVEGPLKEKMAVVAENLKSVQGQI, from the coding sequence ATGAAAGCTTGCTATCCAGGAACATTTGATCCAATTACTAACGGTCATTTGGATATTATTGAGCGTGCATCACGTTTATTTGATGAGGTTGTGGTATTGATTATGTTCAATCCACGTAAGACTTGTTTATTCAATAGTGAAGAAAGAAAACAGATGGTTATCGATAGCTTAAAATCTATTGGTAACCCACAGAATGTAACTGTGATGATTGGCTCTGGTCTAACAGTAGAGTTTGCCCGTAAGATTGGTGCTGCTGTCATTATTCGTGGTATTCGTGCCGTCAGTGATTATGAATATGAACTCGGACAAGCAACTGCGAATATGATGTTGGCACATGAGATTGAAACAGCATTCTTAATTGCGAAACCGCAATATTCATTCCTATCTTCCTCTGTATGTAAAGAGATTGCCCTCAATGGAGGAGATTTGTTAAATCTAGTACCTTCACAGGTAGAAGGACCTCTGAAAGAAAAGATGGCCGTAGTAGCTGAAAACTTAAAGAGTGTACAGGGGCAGATATGA